Proteins encoded by one window of bacterium:
- a CDS encoding AAA family ATPase, with amino-acid sequence MADRAEERTTIRLQVAGAKPQDVGRGTARLPSDALRSLGLREGDVVEVIGKRSTGVIALPPYPEDNGLQIIRLDGLERSNAGVGIGDSVTIRRAEAQPARRVVLAPSQPNVRLMGTGEALRRTLFGRPVAAGDLVSTSIYQRSVTAPDTGLFPEDIFRTLFQLPAYALHEFRLRVVSTQPRGIVRVAEGTEIELLPEYTEAEEAARGAVTYDDVGGLGDTITQVREMIELPLKHPELFQRLGIDPPKGVLLHGPPGTGKTLLARAVANEADAGFFHIAGPEIMGRFYGESEQRLRDVFQQAQQNAPSIIFIDELDSIAPKREQVTGEVERRVVAQLLTLMDGLEPRQNVVVIGATNRIDAIDEALRRPGRFDREIVVGVPDQSGRREILAIHTRGMPLADDVDLEEIARITYGFVGADLAALSREAAIDALRRNLPNIDLEAAEIPPHVLEQLNVTHEDFMNALKRVQPSALREIMIQVPDVGWDDIGGLEEAKRALREGVELPLKHPEAFERLGIRPAKGFLLFGPPGTGKTLLAKAVARESEANFIATKSSDLLSKWYGESEQQVARLFQRARQVAPTVIFIDEIDSLAPQRGGGIGEPAVTERVVNTILAEMDGLEALQGVVVIGATNRPTLLDPALLRPGRFDELIYVPVPSREGRLHILRIHTAAMPLAEDVDLEALADRTEGYTGADLEDLVRRAGLHALRESLETTEVPMRFFEQALKETRPSVTPEMEREYEELAETLKRESPRGRRRIGFDIGEERLAAD; translated from the coding sequence ATGGCCGATCGGGCTGAGGAACGCACCACCATCCGCCTACAGGTCGCCGGCGCCAAGCCACAGGACGTCGGCCGCGGCACCGCCCGGCTGCCGAGCGACGCGCTCCGCTCGCTCGGGCTCCGGGAGGGCGACGTCGTCGAGGTGATCGGCAAACGATCCACCGGCGTCATCGCGCTGCCGCCTTACCCCGAGGACAACGGCCTCCAGATCATCCGGCTGGATGGCCTGGAACGTAGCAACGCCGGCGTCGGCATCGGCGACTCCGTCACGATCCGCCGCGCCGAGGCGCAACCCGCGCGTCGGGTCGTGCTCGCGCCCTCGCAGCCCAACGTGCGGCTCATGGGCACGGGCGAAGCGCTCCGGCGCACGCTGTTCGGGCGCCCGGTCGCGGCGGGCGACCTGGTCTCCACCTCGATCTATCAGCGCAGCGTCACCGCGCCCGACACCGGCCTGTTCCCCGAGGACATCTTCCGGACGCTGTTCCAGCTCCCCGCGTACGCGCTCCACGAGTTCCGGCTGCGCGTGGTATCCACCCAGCCGCGCGGAATCGTGCGCGTCGCTGAGGGCACCGAGATCGAGCTGCTGCCGGAGTACACCGAAGCGGAAGAGGCCGCGCGCGGCGCGGTCACCTACGACGACGTCGGCGGCCTGGGGGACACCATCACCCAGGTCCGCGAGATGATCGAGTTGCCGCTCAAGCACCCGGAGCTGTTCCAGCGCCTCGGCATCGACCCGCCCAAAGGCGTGCTGCTCCACGGGCCGCCCGGCACGGGCAAGACGCTGCTCGCGCGCGCCGTGGCCAACGAGGCGGACGCCGGCTTCTTCCACATCGCCGGCCCCGAGATCATGGGCCGCTTCTACGGCGAATCCGAGCAGCGGCTCCGCGACGTCTTCCAGCAGGCGCAACAGAACGCGCCGTCCATCATCTTCATCGACGAGCTGGACTCCATCGCGCCCAAGCGCGAGCAGGTCACTGGCGAAGTCGAGCGCCGGGTGGTGGCGCAGCTCCTCACGCTCATGGACGGCCTGGAGCCCAGACAGAACGTCGTCGTCATCGGCGCCACCAACCGGATCGACGCCATTGACGAGGCGCTACGCCGGCCGGGCCGTTTCGACCGCGAGATCGTCGTCGGCGTGCCCGACCAGTCCGGCCGCCGCGAAATCCTGGCCATCCACACCCGCGGCATGCCGCTCGCCGACGATGTGGACCTGGAGGAGATCGCGCGCATCACCTACGGCTTCGTCGGCGCCGACCTCGCCGCGCTGAGCCGCGAGGCCGCGATCGATGCGCTGCGCCGCAATCTGCCCAACATCGACCTCGAGGCCGCCGAGATCCCGCCCCACGTCCTGGAGCAGCTCAACGTGACGCACGAAGACTTCATGAACGCGCTCAAGCGCGTGCAGCCGTCCGCGCTCCGCGAAATCATGATCCAGGTGCCCGATGTGGGCTGGGACGACATCGGCGGACTCGAGGAAGCCAAGCGCGCGCTCCGAGAGGGCGTCGAGCTCCCGCTCAAGCATCCGGAGGCCTTCGAGCGGCTCGGCATCCGGCCGGCGAAGGGCTTCCTGCTCTTCGGCCCGCCCGGCACCGGCAAGACGCTGCTGGCCAAGGCCGTGGCGCGGGAGTCCGAGGCCAACTTCATCGCTACCAAGTCCTCGGACCTGCTCTCCAAGTGGTACGGCGAATCCGAGCAGCAGGTCGCGCGGCTGTTCCAGCGCGCCCGCCAGGTCGCGCCGACCGTCATCTTCATCGACGAGATCGACTCGCTCGCGCCGCAGCGCGGAGGTGGGATCGGAGAGCCCGCCGTCACCGAGCGCGTGGTCAACACGATCCTGGCGGAAATGGACGGCCTCGAGGCGTTGCAGGGCGTCGTCGTCATCGGCGCGACCAACCGGCCCACGCTGCTCGACCCTGCGCTGCTCCGCCCCGGCCGTTTCGACGAGCTGATCTACGTGCCCGTCCCCTCGCGGGAGGGGCGGCTGCACATCCTCCGCATCCACACCGCGGCCATGCCGCTCGCCGAAGACGTGGACCTGGAGGCGCTCGCGGACCGGACCGAGGGCTACACCGGCGCCGACCTCGAGGACCTCGTGCGCCGCGCCGGGCTCCACGCCCTGCGCGAGAGTCTCGAGACCACCGAGGTGCCGATGCGCTTCTTCGAGCAGGCGCTGAAGGAGACTCGCCCGTCCGTCACGCCGGAGATGGAGCGGGAGTACGAGGAGTTGGCCGAGACGCTGAAGCGCGAGTCGCCCCGCGGACGGCGCCGCATCGGGTTCGACATCGGCGAGGAGCGGCTGGCGGCGGACTGA
- a CDS encoding ATP-dependent carboxylate-amine ligase, with protein MGEAVLVTDGDERAALAVVRSLGRAGYAVHVCSTRGRSLAGASRYCMSEERAPDPLRAPGDFVDALEQYARRVGARVLLPISEASVLAVLADRERFRDMCIPFPDEAAFHRVCDKPRVLQAARALGIEIPEQRLLTAAGEIDALDPDAVRYPVVVKPGRSVAGDAHGRQKTMVSYARDDRELRAQLERLPAAAFPVLLQQRIVGPGVGIFLLLWDGRTDAVFSHRRIREKPPSGGVSVYRESIPADPALVRASTALLEAFGWQGVAMVEYKVDASTGEPYLMEVNGRFWGSLQLAIDAGVDFPVRLVRLALGEPLPPQPAYRVGVRSRWWWGDVDHLIAVLRQPRDGIALPPDLPPKWRSVLDVLVPWRPGDRNEVFRWSDPMPAVRETLNWFARR; from the coding sequence ATGGGAGAGGCGGTCCTCGTAACGGATGGCGACGAGCGGGCCGCGCTCGCCGTCGTGCGTTCGCTGGGGAGGGCGGGGTACGCCGTCCACGTGTGTTCGACGCGGGGGCGGTCGCTCGCGGGTGCGTCCCGCTACTGCATGAGCGAGGAGCGTGCCCCTGATCCGCTGCGGGCGCCGGGCGACTTCGTCGATGCGCTGGAGCAATACGCGAGGCGAGTGGGCGCCCGCGTGCTGCTCCCCATTAGCGAGGCCTCCGTACTCGCCGTCCTGGCGGACCGCGAACGGTTCCGCGACATGTGCATTCCGTTCCCCGATGAAGCCGCGTTCCACCGCGTGTGTGACAAGCCACGCGTGCTGCAGGCCGCGCGCGCGCTCGGGATCGAGATACCGGAGCAGCGGCTCCTGACCGCCGCCGGGGAAATCGATGCCCTGGATCCGGATGCCGTCCGCTACCCAGTCGTGGTGAAGCCGGGGCGCTCTGTTGCGGGCGACGCCCACGGGCGGCAGAAGACGATGGTTTCGTACGCCCGCGATGACCGGGAACTTCGCGCGCAGCTCGAGCGGCTGCCGGCCGCGGCGTTCCCGGTCCTGCTCCAGCAGCGGATCGTCGGCCCCGGCGTGGGAATCTTCCTGCTCCTCTGGGATGGCCGAACGGACGCGGTGTTCAGTCACCGGCGTATCCGTGAGAAGCCGCCATCCGGCGGCGTGAGTGTGTACCGTGAGAGCATCCCGGCGGACCCTGCGCTGGTCCGAGCTTCGACGGCGCTGCTCGAGGCATTCGGCTGGCAGGGCGTCGCGATGGTCGAGTACAAGGTCGATGCGTCGACCGGTGAGCCGTACCTCATGGAGGTGAACGGCCGCTTCTGGGGCTCGCTCCAGCTCGCCATCGACGCCGGTGTGGATTTCCCCGTGAGGCTGGTGCGACTGGCACTGGGCGAGCCGTTGCCGCCGCAGCCGGCGTATCGTGTCGGGGTCCGGAGCCGCTGGTGGTGGGGGGACGTGGATCACCTGATCGCCGTCCTGCGGCAGCCTCGGGACGGCATCGCTCTGCCGCCGGATCTGCCGCCCAAGTGGAGGTCGGTGCTCGACGTCCTCGTGCCCTGGCGGCCGGGGGACCGCAACGAAGTCTTCCGCTGGTCGGATCCGATGCCGGCCGTGCGGGAGACGCTGAACTGGTTCGCGAGGCGTTGA